The following are from one region of the Nicotiana tabacum cultivar K326 chromosome 3, ASM71507v2, whole genome shotgun sequence genome:
- the LOC107824099 gene encoding scarecrow-like protein 32: MMQFTESFQPSLHQQVSPIFSSLMLNKNDNQIQRARPWPGFPTSKNLGTIGDANCMEQLLVHCANAIESNDPTLAQQILWVLNNIAPPDGDSNQRLTCGFLRALIVRAAKIGTCKLLTANLNHSMETHKFSIIELAGFVDLTPWHRFGFTAANGAILEAVEGYSIVHIVDFSLTHCMQIPTLIDAISTRLEGPPLVKLTVAGATEDLPPMLDLSYEELGAKLVNFARSRNVMMEFRVIPSSSSDGFSNVIEQLRVQNLIRPENGEALVINCHMMLHYISEETTVRSPRFPLDQSSNSSVSSFRSMFLKAIRNLDPTIVVLVDEDADFTSNNLVCRLRSAFNYLWIPYDTVDTFLPKGSKQRQWYEADICWKIENVIAHEGVQRLERLEPKSQWVQRMRNANFRSSGFSEDSVSEVKSMLDEHAAGWGLKRDEEDVVLTWKGHNVVFATAWVPL; the protein is encoded by the coding sequence ATGATGCAATTTACTGAGAGTTTCCAACCATCACTTCACCAACAAGTTTCACCAATATTTTCAAGTTTAATGTTGAACAAGAATGACAATCAGATCCAACGTGCGAGACCATGGCCTGGTTTTCCCACATCAAAAAACTTGGGAACTATAGGCGACGCTAATTGCATGGAACAATTGTTAGTCCATTGTGCTAACGCCATCGAAAGCAATGACCCAACTTTAGCTCAACAAATTCTGTGGGTCCTTAATAACATTGCCCCTCCTGATGGTGACTCAAACCAACGCCTCACTTGTGGTTTCCTCCGAGCCCTCATCGTTCGCGCTGCTAAAATTGGGACTTGCAAATTACTCACTGCTAATCTCAATCATTCAATGGAAACACATAAATTCTCTATCATTGAGCTAGCCGGTTTCGTTGACTTAACCCCGTGGCATCGTTTCGGGTTCACGGCTGCTAATGGAGCAATATTAGAAGCTGTAGAAGGTTACTCTATTGTTCATATTGTTGATTTTAGCTTGACTCATTGCATGCAAATTCCCACACTTATTGATGCTATTTCTACTCGACTAGAAGGACCTCCGTTAGTCAAACTTACGGTAGCTGGTGCAACAGAAGATTTACCACCTATGCTTGATCTTTCTTACGAGGAATTAGGTGCTAAGTTGGTAAATTTCGCAAGGTCAAGAAACGTGATGATGGAATTTAGAGTGATTCCTTCAAGTTCATCGGACGGGTTTTCGAATGTAATCGAACAGCTACGTGTCCAAAATCTAATACGTCCAGAGAATGGGGAGGCACTAGTAATAAATTGTCACATGATGCTTCATTACATATCAGAGGAAACAACAGTACGGTCCCCTCGATTTCCTTTGGATCAGAGTAGTAATTCTTCAGTCTCCTCGTTTCGTTCCATGTTTCTTAAGGCTATTCGGAATTTAGACCCGACTATTGTAGTGTTAGTAGATGAAGATGCAGATTTTACGTCTAATAATCTGGTCTGCAGATTAAGGTCGGCTTTTAATTATCTATGGATACCTTATGATACTGTGGATacatttcttccaaaaggtagcAAGCAAAGGCAGTGGTACGAAGCTGATATTTGCTGGAAGATAGAAAATGTTATAGCCCACGAGGGTGTTCAACGACTCGAGAGGCTCGAGCCGAAGAGCCAGTGGGTGCAACGGATGAGAAATGCTAATTTCAGGAGCAGTGGTTTTAGTGAAGATTCAGTTTCGGAAGTGAAGAGCATGCTAGATGAGCATGCAGCTGGGTGGGGGCTAAAGAGGGATGAGGAAGATGTTGTGCTTACATGGAAAGGACATAATGTTGTGTTTGCTACTGCTTGGGTTCCTCTTTAA